Proteins from one Mesotoga sp. UBA6090 genomic window:
- a CDS encoding HNH endonuclease → MKKSGLKPIKNREEIIKRDSSRCRRCGRRTDSGHVHHLYGRVRVPAWLKIPDDDPNHEANLVYLCPECHWKVHNAPPDDESQTEIKEWKESMAVMNLRRTKRENRTAETFGR, encoded by the coding sequence ATGAAAAAGTCTGGATTGAAACCCATAAAGAACAGAGAGGAAATCATAAAGCGCGACAGCAGCAGGTGCAGAAGATGCGGAAGAAGGACGGATAGTGGCCACGTTCATCATCTCTATGGAAGGGTACGAGTGCCAGCATGGCTGAAAATTCCTGATGATGACCCAAACCACGAAGCTAATCTCGTTTATCTCTGCCCCGAGTGTCATTGGAAGGTACACAACGCACCGCCAGACGATGAATCTCAGACGGAGATAAAGGAATGGAAAGAATCAATGGCCGTTATGAATCTCAGGAGGACTAAACGTGAAAATCGTACAGCGGAAACTTTCGGACGTTAA
- a CDS encoding RusA family crossover junction endodeoxyribonuclease, whose product MPKNRVTFSIPVPPSENHCFFTAGHRRILTKEAKEFMTEAALKAKIASKKANWKIVNGRKVVLLLYFYFPNRRKKDTHNTLKVLMDSLEGILYEDDYWALPRIMDFGIDKDNPRLEVVAYLK is encoded by the coding sequence TTGCCGAAGAATCGTGTTACATTCTCAATTCCTGTACCTCCAAGTGAAAATCATTGTTTCTTTACTGCAGGACATAGGCGAATACTAACGAAAGAAGCAAAAGAGTTTATGACGGAGGCCGCGCTAAAGGCCAAGATCGCTTCGAAAAAGGCAAACTGGAAAATCGTTAACGGAAGGAAAGTGGTTTTGCTTCTCTACTTCTACTTTCCGAATAGGCGAAAGAAGGATACGCACAACACGCTGAAGGTTCTCATGGACAGTCTCGAAGGAATCTTATACGAAGATGATTACTGGGCTTTGCCGAGAATAATGGACTTTGGAATTGACAAGGACAATCCTCGCCTTGAAGTCGTTGCATATCTGAAATGA